Within Kineothrix sp. MB12-C1, the genomic segment TTGTATTCGGAAGTCTTGCTACCTTAATCGGAGCATTTTTCACTTATAAGCTCCGCCGTTATAAATGGCTCGCTCCGGTTCCACCTATTATCGCTAATATGATCGTAGTTCCTCCTATACTGCTTTATGTATACGGTATTCGTCCTCTATGGCTATCCTTTGTTACGGTTACTGCCGGAGAACTTATCTCCTGTGGAATTCTGGGAATGCTTCTGTTATTCACACTGGAGAAATACAAAGACCGCATCTTCATTGCATAAGGGCAAAAATATTCTATTTGAACATAATACACCAAGGTCTTTTTACAAATTAAAAAGATGTTTTGACCAAGAAGTTCTCTATTACGGTCAAAACATCTTTTTTATTTCATACATATTGCAAAATTTTCCTCTGCAGTTTGGTTTTATATTACCTGAATTTTACCGATGTGTTACCGCTTGAGGTCGTTGTTTCTATCGCCGTTTGTACATTATTTCCATGCGTTCCACTCGCTCTGTTTCCTTTTTTGTTATAGGAAAGGGAT encodes:
- a CDS encoding QueT transporter family protein, giving the protein MNKKSLLIVQAAMIAAIYVVLTFIANAFGLANYAVQVRFSEALTILPFFTPAAIPGLFVGCLLSNILTGCALPDIVFGSLATLIGAFFTYKLRRYKWLAPVPPIIANMIVVPPILLYVYGIRPLWLSFVTVTAGELISCGILGMLLLFTLEKYKDRIFIA